One window from the genome of Micromonospora aurantiaca ATCC 27029 encodes:
- a CDS encoding EamA family transporter codes for MRERSSVGLGLALLSAITFATSGTFARPLITGEWSAVAVVIARVGIAALVLAVPAVLALRGRWTVLRRNAGSVVLFGLLGVATAQACFFNAVRYLPVGVALLLEYLGIVLVVGWMWLVHGQRPRLLTVAGSVTALCGLGLVLDLTGAGRLDPVGVLWGLGAGVGLAGYFVIAGRIDAGLPSVVMASGGMAVGAVALLLLGGIGALPLAAGTADVTFGGHRVSWLVPIAGLSLIAAVVAYLAGVAGTRLLGARLSSFVGLTEVMFAVLIAWLVLDELPNLIQLAGGALILGGVALVRADELRGTPSTSATARAEPVLTGER; via the coding sequence ATGCGTGAACGGTCAAGCGTCGGGCTCGGCCTGGCACTGCTCTCCGCGATCACGTTCGCCACCTCGGGCACCTTCGCCCGCCCGCTGATCACCGGCGAGTGGTCGGCGGTCGCCGTGGTGATCGCCCGGGTCGGCATCGCCGCGCTGGTGCTCGCCGTCCCCGCCGTGCTGGCGCTGCGCGGCAGGTGGACAGTGCTGCGCCGTAACGCGGGAAGCGTGGTGCTGTTCGGGCTGCTCGGCGTGGCCACGGCGCAGGCCTGCTTCTTCAACGCGGTCCGCTACCTCCCGGTCGGCGTGGCGCTCCTGCTGGAATACCTCGGCATCGTGCTCGTGGTCGGATGGATGTGGCTGGTCCACGGTCAGCGCCCCCGGCTGCTCACGGTGGCCGGTTCGGTCACCGCCCTGTGCGGGCTGGGGCTCGTCCTCGACCTCACCGGCGCCGGACGACTCGACCCGGTGGGCGTGCTCTGGGGCCTCGGCGCGGGCGTCGGGCTGGCCGGATACTTCGTCATCGCCGGGCGGATCGACGCGGGCCTGCCCTCGGTGGTGATGGCCAGCGGTGGCATGGCCGTCGGCGCGGTGGCGCTGCTGCTGCTCGGCGGCATCGGAGCGCTGCCGCTCGCGGCCGGCACCGCCGACGTCACCTTCGGCGGGCACCGGGTGAGCTGGCTGGTGCCGATCGCCGGGCTGTCGCTGATCGCCGCCGTGGTCGCGTACCTCGCCGGTGTCGCCGGCACCCGGCTGCTCGGGGCACGGCTGTCCTCCTTCGTGGGGCTGACCGAGGTGATGTTCGCGGTGCTGATCGCCTGGCTGGTGCTCGACGAACTGCCCAACCTGATCCAGTTGGCCGGCGGGGCGCTCATCCTGGGCGGCGTCGCCCTGGTCCGGGCGGACGAACTGCGGGGCACACCGTCGACCTCGGCGACTGCGCGGGCCGAGCCGGTGCTGACCGGCGAGCGATGA
- a CDS encoding HAD family hydrolase, producing MSGPRGAVVFDADETLVDLRPAVTGALVAVLDEMRRRTPAAAAVALADLEGDWGAVFGALSAAPVQEIRRAALARSLARAGLEADLDEFAALFFARRYALSRPFPDVLPALAALRPHHVLGFATNGNSRAERCGLAGQFAFEVYAHEGGVPKKPAPEFFTAVVAASGLPAARIVHVGDSPEHDVAAAQRAGLRAVWLNRAGLPRPRGLEPDAEVSTLAGLSTVLTTVANANA from the coding sequence ATGAGCGGGCCGCGCGGCGCCGTCGTCTTCGACGCCGACGAGACACTCGTCGACCTGCGCCCGGCGGTCACCGGCGCGCTCGTCGCCGTACTCGACGAGATGCGGCGGCGGACCCCGGCGGCGGCCGCCGTGGCGCTCGCGGACCTGGAGGGGGACTGGGGTGCGGTCTTCGGCGCGCTCAGCGCCGCCCCGGTGCAGGAGATCCGGCGGGCCGCCCTGGCCCGTTCGCTGGCCCGGGCCGGGCTGGAGGCGGACCTGGACGAGTTCGCGGCGTTGTTCTTCGCCCGCCGGTACGCGCTGAGCCGCCCCTTCCCGGACGTGCTGCCCGCGCTGGCGGCGCTGCGCCCGCACCACGTGCTGGGCTTCGCCACGAACGGCAACAGCCGCGCCGAACGCTGCGGCCTCGCCGGGCAGTTCGCCTTCGAGGTGTACGCGCACGAGGGCGGCGTGCCCAAGAAACCGGCGCCGGAGTTCTTCACGGCGGTGGTGGCGGCGTCCGGGCTGCCCGCCGCGCGCATCGTCCACGTGGGCGACTCGCCGGAGCACGACGTGGCCGCCGCCCAGCGGGCCGGACTGCGTGCCGTCTGGCTCAACCGGGCCGGACTGCCCCGCCCGCGGGGCCTCGAACCGGACGCCGAAGTGTCCACGCTCGCCGGACTGTCCACGGTGCTCACCACCGTGGCGAACGCGAATGCCTAG
- a CDS encoding CGNR zinc finger domain-containing protein translates to MLFAHDTECALVSVAALVNTAGDDREGLPDVAALDAFFTAHGWSGRHEHTDAELRQVRALRPRLRRIWYADTDEVVTIVNTLLRESHALPQLVRHDDEPYHLHAVPRDAPLATRMAVEAAMAMADLVRMGELSRLRHCDHPDCDNVLVDLSRNRSRRFCDAGCGNRAAVSAYRARRAAASHS, encoded by the coding sequence TTGCTTTTCGCCCATGACACCGAATGCGCGCTGGTCAGCGTCGCCGCACTGGTGAACACCGCCGGCGACGACCGGGAAGGGCTGCCCGACGTGGCCGCCCTGGACGCCTTCTTCACCGCCCACGGGTGGAGCGGCCGGCACGAGCACACCGACGCCGAACTGCGCCAGGTCCGCGCGCTGCGGCCCCGGCTGCGCCGCATCTGGTACGCCGACACCGACGAGGTGGTGACGATCGTCAACACGCTGCTGCGCGAGTCGCACGCGCTGCCGCAGCTCGTCCGGCACGACGACGAGCCGTACCACCTGCACGCCGTGCCGCGGGACGCGCCGCTGGCGACCCGGATGGCGGTCGAGGCCGCGATGGCGATGGCCGACCTGGTCCGGATGGGCGAGCTGAGCCGGCTGCGGCACTGCGACCACCCCGACTGCGACAACGTGCTCGTCGACCTGTCCCGGAACCGGTCCCGCCGGTTCTGCGACGCCGGGTGCGGCAACCGGGCCGCGGTGAGCGCCTACCGGGCC